From a region of the Marmota flaviventris isolate mMarFla1 chromosome 13, mMarFla1.hap1, whole genome shotgun sequence genome:
- the Mrps2 gene encoding small ribosomal subunit protein uS2m: MASALPRLLRAGARPGRRWPGWLQTAGPGRTLAGIPAPAASEPEDSETHRKILEEPLRHSDFFNVKELFSVKSLFDARVHLGHKAGCRHRFMEPYIFGSRLDQDIIDLEQTASHLQLALNFTAHVAYRKGIILFVSRNRQFTHLIENTARDCGEYAHTRYFKGGLLTNAPLLFGPTVRLPDLIIFLHTLNNVFEPHVAVRDAAKMNIPTVGVVDTNCNPCLITYPVPGNDDSPPSVQLFCRLFRTVITRAKEKRRQVEALHRLQSPKRAEGHGAADSPPRVDVSHSL; encoded by the exons ATGGCGTCCGCGCTGCCCCGATTGCTCCGCGCGG GTGCGCGGCCCGGCAGGCGCTGGCCCGGATGGCTGCAGACGGCCGGCCCCGGCAGGACGCTCGCGGGCATCCCGGCCCCCGCGGCCAGCGAGCCCGAGGACAGCG AGACCCACCGCAAGATCCTGGAGGAGCCCCTCAGACACTCTGACTTCTTCAACGTCAAGGAGCTGTTTTCAGTGAAAAGCCTCTTCGATGCCCGCGTGCATCTGGGACACAAAGCTGGCTGTCGACACAG GTTTATGGAGCCCTACATCTTCGGGAGCCGCCTGGACCAGGACATCATCGACCTGGAACAGACAGCTTCGCACCTCCAGCTAGCCTTGAATTTTACTGCCCACGTGGCCTACCGAAAGGGCATCATTCTGTTCGTGAGCCGCAACCGGCAGTTCACACACCTGATCGAGAACACAGCCCGGGACTGCGGCGAGTATGCCCACACCCGCTACTTCAAGGGTGGCCTGCTGACCAATGCCCCGCTCCTCTTCGGCCCCACGGTCCGCCTGCCTGACCTCATCATCTTCCTGCACACACTCAACAACGTCTTCGAGCCCCACGTGGCTGTAAGGGACGCAGCCAAGATGAACATCCCCACAGTCGGTGTTGTCGACACCAACTGCAACCCCTGCCTCATCACCTACCCCGTGCCTGGCAACGACGACTCCCCACCGTCTGTCCAGCTCTTCTGCAGGCTCTTCCGCACGGTCATTACCCGGGCCAAGGAGAAACGGCGGCAGGTGGAGGCCCTGCATCGATTGCAGAGCCCCAAGCGGGCAGAGGGCCATGGGGCAGCTGACTCTCCTCCCAGAGTGGATGTGAGCCATTCCCTGTGA